One Candidatus Omnitrophota bacterium DNA segment encodes these proteins:
- a CDS encoding DNA starvation/stationary phase protection protein has product MAVQAGIPMDIGIEEKGRQEIAQGLSRLLADSYTLYIKTHNFHWNVTGPMFQALHSMFEVQYTELATAVDEIAERIRALGVIAPGSYAEFSKLASVKESSGDLSAAEMLRSLVESQEAVIRTARSVFPAAEKANDQSTADLLTRRLEIHEKTAWMLRSMLE; this is encoded by the coding sequence ATGGCAGTACAGGCAGGGATCCCCATGGATATTGGGATTGAAGAAAAGGGCAGGCAGGAGATTGCCCAAGGTTTATCGCGTTTACTGGCAGACAGTTATACGCTTTACATCAAGACCCACAACTTCCACTGGAATGTGACGGGTCCGATGTTCCAGGCCTTGCATTCCATGTTTGAGGTTCAGTATACAGAGTTGGCCACCGCAGTCGATGAGATTGCCGAGCGCATTCGGGCCCTGGGTGTGATTGCGCCGGGCTCCTATGCGGAATTCTCCAAGCTTGCGAGCGTCAAAGAAAGTTCCGGTGATTTGAGTGCCGCGGAGATGCTGCGCTCTTTGGTGGAAAGTCAGGAAGCGGTGATCCGGACCGCTAGGTCTGTGTTCCCTGCGGCCGAAAAAGCGAATGATCAATCCACCGCAGATCTGCTGACACGGCGTTTGGAGATCCATGAAAAAACCGCATGGATGCTGCGGAGCATGTTGGAATAA